One genomic window of Methylothermaceae bacteria B42 includes the following:
- a CDS encoding ribonuclease E, with translation MKRMLINATQPEELRVALVEGQKLYDFDIEVPSREQKKANIYKGIITRIEPSLEAVFVNYGADRHGFLPLKEIAPMYFSRPLNPEEGRAQIKELIQEGQELVIQIEKEERGNKGAALTTYIALAGSYLVLMPNNPRAGGISRRIESETRSDLKDIVASLDIPEGMGLIVRTAAEGKTAEELQWDLNYLLQLWDAIERSAQERQAPFLIFQESNVIIRALRDHLRADIDEILIDNPATYRMVRNFLQQVMPNLIGKAKLYEDTVPLFSRFQIESQIELAYRREVPLPSGGAIVIDHTEALTSIDINSARSTKGGNIEETALTTNLEAAEEIARQLRLRDMGGLFVIDFIDMLASRNQRAVENKLREAVKSDRARVQIGRISRFGLLEMSRQRLRPSLGESSLIPCPRCQGQGTIRGTESLALSILRIIEEEAIKPNTGRVVVHLPLEPATFLLNEKRHMLEQIEKRHEVSVVIVPSKHLETPAYEIQRMRDGEEVEQISYEQIPKEESQIPDFASESAKKIEQPAVKDFLPTTPAPVQSKASSKDLIKRFWRKLVGGGKTAEAQPEEKPAEQPLQETTTAERPQRRPPTTRGGRRRGQTRRPRKTAENTLEPRQDASPEEQPAHEPPRKRQSNRRGTNRRRRGGRRHTQGGQNKNSASEGTRQTGPETQNPAQPTVSEPAQDKKPSPTPAALLPPPQADNAPPNEVKAEKPKPQEPAKASSEEE, from the coding sequence ATGAAAAGAATGCTTATCAATGCCACTCAACCAGAGGAGCTACGGGTTGCTCTGGTTGAAGGGCAAAAACTTTACGATTTTGACATTGAGGTTCCTTCCCGCGAACAGAAAAAAGCCAACATTTACAAAGGTATCATCACTCGAATCGAGCCCAGCCTGGAAGCGGTCTTCGTCAATTACGGCGCTGACAGGCACGGATTTTTGCCGTTAAAGGAAATAGCCCCGATGTACTTCTCCCGGCCTTTAAACCCGGAGGAAGGCCGGGCGCAAATCAAGGAGCTGATTCAGGAAGGCCAGGAATTGGTTATCCAAATTGAAAAGGAAGAACGCGGCAACAAAGGCGCTGCATTGACCACCTATATCGCCCTGGCAGGCAGTTACCTGGTGCTCATGCCCAACAACCCCAGGGCCGGCGGCATTTCCCGCCGGATTGAATCTGAAACCCGCAGTGATCTCAAAGATATAGTTGCTTCCCTGGATATTCCCGAAGGCATGGGGCTGATTGTCCGCACCGCGGCGGAAGGCAAAACCGCCGAGGAATTGCAATGGGATCTCAACTATCTTCTGCAGTTGTGGGACGCCATTGAGCGCTCAGCCCAGGAAAGACAAGCCCCTTTTTTGATTTTCCAGGAAAGTAACGTCATCATCCGTGCCTTGCGCGATCACTTGCGCGCCGACATCGACGAAATTCTCATCGATAACCCGGCCACCTACCGCATGGTACGCAACTTCCTGCAGCAGGTCATGCCCAACTTAATTGGCAAAGCCAAGCTGTATGAAGATACGGTGCCATTGTTCAGCCGGTTCCAGATTGAATCCCAAATTGAGCTTGCTTACCGCCGGGAAGTGCCTCTCCCCTCGGGCGGTGCCATTGTCATCGACCATACTGAAGCCCTAACCTCCATAGATATCAATTCGGCCCGCTCCACCAAAGGCGGCAATATTGAAGAAACCGCGTTGACCACCAACCTGGAAGCCGCCGAAGAAATCGCCCGCCAATTGCGGTTGCGGGACATGGGCGGGTTATTTGTGATCGATTTTATCGATATGCTCGCTTCCCGTAATCAAAGAGCGGTGGAAAACAAATTGCGGGAAGCCGTCAAAAGCGACCGGGCCCGGGTGCAAATTGGGCGCATTTCACGCTTTGGCCTGCTGGAAATGTCCCGCCAGCGGCTGCGTCCTTCGTTGGGAGAATCCAGCCTGATTCCATGCCCCCGCTGTCAGGGCCAGGGAACCATACGCGGGACAGAGTCCTTGGCATTGTCAATCCTCAGGATTATTGAGGAGGAAGCCATCAAGCCCAATACTGGACGAGTGGTAGTCCACCTGCCCCTGGAACCAGCCACCTTTCTGCTCAATGAAAAAAGGCACATGCTGGAACAGATTGAGAAACGCCATGAAGTCAGTGTTGTCATTGTGCCTTCCAAGCATCTGGAAACGCCGGCCTATGAAATCCAGCGGATGCGCGACGGTGAAGAAGTCGAGCAAATCAGCTACGAACAAATTCCCAAGGAAGAAAGCCAGATTCCCGACTTTGCCAGCGAATCCGCCAAAAAAATCGAACAACCAGCGGTCAAGGACTTCCTGCCGACAACGCCCGCGCCGGTGCAAAGCAAAGCTTCTTCAAAAGATTTAATCAAACGTTTCTGGCGCAAGCTGGTAGGTGGCGGCAAAACCGCAGAGGCTCAACCCGAAGAAAAACCTGCCGAACAGCCCCTGCAGGAAACAACAACGGCTGAAAGACCTCAACGCCGGCCTCCCACAACCCGTGGCGGACGCCGTCGCGGACAAACCCGCCGCCCCAGAAAAACCGCGGAAAATACCCTGGAACCGAGGCAAGACGCTTCTCCCGAAGAGCAACCCGCACATGAACCGCCCCGCAAACGCCAAAGCAACCGCAGAGGCACCAACCGCCGCCGTCGGGGTGGAAGACGTCATACTCAGGGAGGACAAAACAAGAACTCTGCTTCCGAGGGAACAAGACAAACCGGCCCCGAAACTCAAAACCCGGCGCAGCCGACTGTTTCAGAACCTGCTCAGGACAAAAAGCCTTCGCCAACCCCGGCAGCGTTGCTCCCTCCTCCCCAAGCGGACAACGCTCCGCCGAATGAAGTCAAGGCCGAAAAACCAAAACCTCAAGAACCTGCCAAAGCCTCCAGCGAAGAGGAATAA
- a CDS encoding 23S rRNA pseudouridylate synthase produces the protein MIHQMFMEKNKPQVQLLKISPDDAGQRIDNFLFSRLKGVPKSRVYRLLRKGEVRVNKGRIRAHYRIQAGDVIRIPPLRMVPEAPAAIAPKNVEKFLESRILYEDAYLLALNKPAGMAVHGGSGLQGGVIEYLRHIRPREKSLELVHRLDKDTSGCLLIARKKQVLRQLHEILREDYIDKRYQALLSGAWKERFKRVDAPLRKFVQRGGERFVKVDGSGKASVTEFRRLEAFADATLVEARLLTGRTHQIRVHAAHLGHPIAGDERYGMEEINRAWHRFGLKRLFLHAWRLTFNHPVTGAKLQVEAPLEPELLSLLTQLEKA, from the coding sequence ATGATTCATCAAATGTTTATGGAAAAAAATAAACCGCAGGTCCAGTTGCTGAAAATCAGCCCTGATGATGCTGGTCAGCGCATTGATAACTTTCTTTTTTCCCGTTTGAAAGGGGTGCCCAAAAGCCGGGTGTATCGCTTGCTTCGTAAAGGCGAAGTTCGCGTCAACAAAGGGCGGATCCGGGCCCATTACCGGATTCAAGCCGGGGATGTTATCCGGATACCCCCATTGCGGATGGTTCCAGAAGCACCGGCAGCCATTGCCCCTAAAAACGTGGAAAAATTTTTGGAAAGCCGGATTTTATACGAGGATGCGTATTTGCTCGCCCTGAATAAACCCGCTGGAATGGCGGTCCACGGTGGTAGTGGGCTGCAAGGCGGGGTGATTGAATATTTGCGCCATATCCGGCCAAGGGAAAAAAGTCTGGAGCTGGTACATCGGTTGGATAAGGATACTTCCGGCTGTCTTTTGATTGCCAGAAAAAAGCAAGTATTGCGTCAGCTGCACGAAATACTCAGGGAGGATTACATCGATAAACGCTATCAGGCATTACTCTCCGGCGCTTGGAAAGAGCGCTTTAAGCGTGTGGATGCCCCGCTGCGGAAATTTGTTCAGCGCGGCGGGGAACGGTTTGTCAAAGTGGATGGAAGCGGAAAGGCTTCAGTGACGGAATTCCGACGTCTGGAAGCTTTTGCTGACGCTACCTTGGTCGAAGCCCGGCTATTGACCGGCAGAACCCATCAAATCCGTGTCCACGCCGCCCATTTGGGGCATCCCATTGCCGGAGACGAGCGCTATGGCATGGAAGAAATTAACCGGGCGTGGCACCGTTTTGGGCTCAAACGGTTATTTCTTCATGCATGGCGATTGACTTTTAACCATCCTGTTACTGGCGCTAAGCTCCAGGTGGAAGCCCCCCTGGAGCCAGAATTGTTATCCTTGTTGACCCAGCTGGAAAAAGCGTAA
- a CDS encoding sulfotransferase: protein MHPLVQNLSKILTRNAILGACFFLPSQQRIQLERWLRGRNEASKLRRCDAVIVSYGKSGRTWLRVMLSRFYQTLHQLPGYQLLGFDNMHRLRPAIPKIFFTHDNYLKDYTGNHGNKSDYYHKKTILLVRDPRDVAVSQFFQWKYRMRPGKKKLNRYPPHGADISIFDFVMDTDVGLPKIIDFMNLWAREVSKIEHLLIVRYEDLRADTANQLKRMTQFLGTPGDEKTILDAVEFSSIENMRKLEQEKKFRFSGSRLVPKDKSNLNSYKVRRAKVGGWQDYFDDNQCAQINALVESLLDPSFGYTSSMQPKQVVNV from the coding sequence ATGCATCCCCTTGTACAAAATTTGAGCAAAATTCTGACTCGCAATGCCATCTTAGGCGCTTGTTTCTTCCTTCCTTCCCAACAGCGAATTCAATTGGAACGCTGGCTCAGGGGTAGGAATGAGGCAAGCAAACTCAGGCGTTGCGACGCCGTAATTGTGTCCTATGGCAAAAGCGGCAGAACCTGGCTGCGAGTCATGTTGTCGCGTTTTTATCAGACCTTGCATCAATTGCCTGGCTATCAACTGTTGGGTTTTGACAACATGCACCGGCTGCGGCCCGCAATTCCAAAGATTTTCTTTACCCATGATAATTATTTAAAGGACTATACCGGCAACCACGGCAATAAGTCCGATTACTATCACAAAAAAACCATCTTGCTCGTACGCGACCCCCGGGATGTCGCCGTCTCCCAGTTCTTTCAATGGAAATACCGGATGCGGCCGGGCAAGAAAAAGCTCAACCGCTATCCACCCCACGGCGCAGACATTTCCATCTTTGATTTTGTCATGGACACCGATGTCGGCCTGCCAAAAATCATTGACTTCATGAATCTTTGGGCACGGGAGGTTTCTAAAATCGAACATCTGCTAATTGTTCGTTATGAGGATCTGCGCGCCGATACCGCCAATCAGTTAAAACGAATGACCCAGTTCCTCGGCACCCCAGGCGATGAAAAGACGATTTTGGACGCGGTTGAATTTTCATCCATTGAGAATATGCGCAAACTGGAACAGGAAAAGAAATTCCGCTTCAGCGGCAGCCGACTAGTGCCCAAGGATAAATCCAACCTCAATTCCTATAAAGTCCGCCGAGCCAAAGTAGGTGGCTGGCAGGACTATTTTGATGATAATCAATGCGCTCAAATTAATGCCTTGGTCGAAAGCCTTTTGGACCCAAGCTTCGGCTATACCTCTTCCATGCAACCTAAACAGGTGGTGAACGTATGA
- the pntA gene encoding NAD(P) transhydrogenase subunit alpha (forms a tetramer composed of 2 alpha subunits and 2 beta subunits in the inner membrane; involved in catalyzing transfer of hydride ion equivalents between NAD and NADP; stereospecific (AB-specific); functions as a proton pump by translocating protons from cytoplasm to periplasm), producing MKIGVPKEVHEGERRVATTPTVAEQLQKLGFTVAIEAGAGAEANFSDDAYREVGVEIIDDARKLWEASDIVLKVRPPEVHPFCGPEAELLREGGNLISFIWPAQHPELLEKFKERKATVLAMDCIPRISRAQKMDALSSMANCAGYRAVIEAAEHFGSFFTGQITAAGKVPPAKVLIIGAGVAGLAAIGAAVSLGAIVRAFDVRPEVKDQVESLGAEFLQVEMEGESGTGVGGYAKEMSEEFIKKEMEIFARQAMEVDIIITTALIPGKPAPKLITKGMVESMKDGSVIVDLAAEQGGNCELTEPGKVVKKFGATIIGYTDLPSRMPTTSSQLYATNLRHLLAELCPEKNGEINVNMDDVVIRGATVAKDGEITWPPPPIPVSKEEKPAPAAVAPPAAEEKKEEKKKLPKEWVTAIVMAIGGLALYGVGMVAPPEFLSHFTVFVLACFVGYMVIWNVTPALHTPLMSVTNAISGIIVIGALIQISSPGILLKLLAGIAVLIASVNIFGGFWVTQRMLGMFRK from the coding sequence ATGAAAATCGGAGTTCCAAAAGAGGTACACGAGGGCGAACGCCGGGTGGCGACGACCCCTACCGTGGCCGAGCAGTTGCAGAAATTGGGCTTCACTGTAGCCATTGAAGCGGGCGCGGGCGCCGAGGCCAACTTTTCCGATGACGCTTACCGGGAGGTGGGGGTTGAGATTATCGACGACGCCCGCAAGCTCTGGGAAGCGTCGGACATCGTGCTTAAGGTTCGCCCCCCAGAGGTGCATCCTTTTTGCGGCCCGGAAGCCGAATTGCTGCGGGAAGGGGGTAATCTCATTAGTTTCATCTGGCCGGCCCAGCACCCCGAGTTACTGGAAAAATTCAAGGAAAGAAAGGCCACCGTACTGGCCATGGATTGTATTCCCCGGATTTCCCGTGCCCAGAAAATGGATGCTTTGAGCTCCATGGCCAATTGCGCGGGTTATCGTGCAGTGATTGAAGCCGCCGAACATTTCGGCAGTTTTTTTACCGGCCAGATTACCGCTGCTGGCAAAGTGCCCCCTGCCAAGGTCTTGATTATCGGCGCTGGCGTGGCTGGTCTGGCGGCTATTGGCGCGGCGGTCAGCCTGGGGGCGATTGTGCGGGCTTTCGATGTGCGGCCCGAGGTAAAAGACCAAGTGGAGAGCTTGGGCGCTGAATTCCTGCAAGTGGAAATGGAGGGAGAAAGCGGCACCGGCGTGGGCGGCTACGCCAAGGAAATGAGCGAAGAATTCATCAAAAAAGAAATGGAAATCTTCGCCCGCCAGGCGATGGAAGTGGATATCATCATCACCACGGCTTTGATTCCCGGCAAGCCGGCGCCAAAATTGATCACCAAGGGCATGGTGGAGTCCATGAAGGACGGCAGCGTGATTGTCGATCTGGCGGCGGAGCAGGGTGGCAACTGCGAGTTGACCGAGCCCGGCAAGGTGGTCAAGAAATTTGGCGCTACCATTATTGGCTACACGGATCTGCCCAGCCGCATGCCGACGACTTCCAGCCAGCTTTACGCTACCAATCTGCGCCATTTGTTGGCGGAGCTATGTCCCGAGAAGAATGGCGAAATCAACGTCAATATGGATGATGTGGTCATTCGCGGCGCGACGGTTGCCAAAGACGGTGAAATCACCTGGCCGCCGCCACCGATCCCCGTGTCCAAGGAAGAAAAGCCCGCCCCCGCCGCCGTGGCGCCTCCGGCAGCGGAAGAGAAAAAGGAGGAAAAGAAAAAACTGCCCAAAGAGTGGGTGACCGCTATTGTGATGGCCATTGGCGGTTTGGCGCTTTATGGTGTGGGCATGGTGGCGCCGCCGGAGTTTTTGTCGCACTTCACGGTATTCGTATTGGCTTGTTTTGTGGGTTACATGGTGATCTGGAATGTTACCCCCGCTTTACATACTCCCTTGATGAGCGTCACCAATGCCATCAGCGGCATTATCGTTATCGGCGCGTTGATACAAATTTCATCGCCTGGAATCCTGCTCAAGCTGTTGGCCGGGATTGCGGTACTGATAGCCAGCGTCAATATCTTCGGGGGCTTTTGGGTGACTCAACGCATGCTTGGCATGTTCAGAAAATAA
- the pntB gene encoding NAD(P) transhydrogenase subunit beta (catalyzes reversible transfer of hydride ion equivalent between NAD and NADP; membrane-bound proton pump that translocates protons from cytosolic to periplasmic side of the inner membrane; forms a tetramer composed of two alpha and 2 beta subunits; AB-stereospecific enzyme), with protein MPQGVIIVSYIAATILFILALGGLSHPETARRGNLFGIIGMTLAIVATLLSDQVTSYSFLIIMMVIGGSVGIYVARKVEMTQMPELVAILHSLVGLAAVLIGFANFIDPTAEFEGAAKTVHEVEIYLGILIGAVTFTGSVIAFGKLCGKISGKPVLLPSRHWINLAMLVLVILLGKWFLGTESTGAGIMALILMTLIGFAFGVHMVMAIGGADMPVVVSMLNSYSGWAASATGFMLSNDLLIVTGALVGSSGAILSYIMCRAMNRNFLSVIAGGFGTEGGAPAAAAGEAGEVVSIDPEETAELLENAKNVIIVPGYGMAVAQAQYTVAEIVKTLRDKGVNVRFAIHPVAGRMPGHMNVLLAEAKVPYDIVFEMDEINEDFPDTDVAIVIGANDIVNPSAEEDPNSPIAGMPVLEVWKAKTCIVLKRSMATGYAGVDNPLFFRENTRMLFGDAKDSLEKVLAELKK; from the coding sequence ATGCCACAAGGCGTAATAATTGTTTCGTATATTGCCGCCACGATATTGTTTATCTTGGCGCTGGGGGGGTTGAGTCATCCTGAAACCGCTCGCCGGGGAAATCTATTCGGCATCATCGGGATGACCTTAGCCATTGTCGCCACTTTACTATCAGATCAGGTGACCTCGTATTCTTTCCTGATCATCATGATGGTGATTGGCGGCAGTGTCGGGATTTATGTGGCCCGCAAGGTGGAAATGACCCAGATGCCGGAGCTGGTGGCCATCCTCCACAGCTTGGTGGGTCTGGCCGCGGTCTTGATCGGGTTTGCCAACTTCATCGACCCGACGGCCGAGTTCGAAGGCGCCGCCAAGACCGTCCACGAAGTGGAGATCTATCTCGGCATCTTGATTGGGGCTGTCACCTTCACTGGGTCGGTGATTGCGTTTGGTAAATTATGCGGCAAGATTTCCGGAAAACCGGTTTTGTTGCCAAGTCGTCACTGGATCAATCTGGCTATGTTGGTGCTGGTTATTTTGCTGGGTAAGTGGTTCCTGGGCACGGAAAGCACCGGCGCCGGCATTATGGCGCTGATATTGATGACGTTGATCGGCTTTGCCTTTGGCGTGCACATGGTGATGGCCATCGGCGGTGCCGATATGCCGGTGGTGGTTTCCATGCTCAACAGCTACTCGGGATGGGCGGCATCGGCGACTGGATTCATGCTGTCCAATGACCTTTTGATTGTGACCGGCGCGTTGGTGGGTTCCAGCGGGGCCATCCTGAGTTACATCATGTGCCGGGCCATGAACCGGAATTTCCTCAGCGTGATAGCCGGTGGTTTTGGCACCGAGGGCGGTGCCCCTGCCGCGGCAGCCGGGGAAGCTGGGGAGGTGGTGTCCATCGATCCAGAGGAAACGGCTGAACTGTTGGAAAACGCTAAAAACGTCATTATCGTGCCGGGTTACGGTATGGCAGTGGCTCAAGCCCAATACACGGTTGCTGAAATCGTCAAAACCTTGCGCGACAAGGGCGTTAATGTGCGTTTTGCCATTCACCCGGTGGCGGGGCGGATGCCAGGCCACATGAACGTACTGCTGGCGGAGGCTAAAGTCCCCTACGATATCGTCTTCGAAATGGACGAAATCAACGAGGACTTTCCCGATACCGATGTGGCTATCGTGATTGGCGCCAACGATATCGTCAATCCTTCCGCCGAAGAAGATCCCAACAGCCCGATTGCCGGCATGCCGGTTCTGGAAGTATGGAAAGCCAAGACCTGTATCGTGCTCAAACGCAGCATGGCAACAGGATATGCCGGGGTGGATAATCCGCTGTTTTTCCGGGAAAACACCCGGATGTTGTTTGGGGACGCCAAGGACAGTCTGGAAAAAGTCTTGGCGGAACTTAAAAAATAA
- a CDS encoding NGG1p interacting factor NIF3 encodes MTIKRDDLTRFLTELLTPENYQDYGPNGLQIEGTETIAKIAFAVSATVQSAHAAVAQGAQALIVHHGLFWRFHGARPLIGPFARRVFPLVRHQINLYGYHLPLDGHMEIGNAATLAQKIKLQHLEPFGEYQDATTGVQGRLSQPVIAKVLQKQLEQILDHPVILASPDPDAHIRSLGIITGGANSQWREALAAGLDAYVTGEMSEHDWHESQEAGIHMFAGGHHATEQFGIQALMAKIADTFEVECVYLPCDNPA; translated from the coding sequence ATGACAATCAAGCGCGATGACCTCACCCGCTTTTTGACCGAATTGCTCACCCCCGAAAATTACCAGGATTACGGGCCCAATGGCCTGCAAATTGAAGGGACGGAAACCATTGCCAAAATCGCCTTTGCCGTATCAGCAACCGTGCAATCCGCCCATGCCGCGGTGGCACAAGGAGCCCAAGCGCTCATCGTTCATCACGGCCTGTTTTGGCGTTTTCATGGGGCCAGGCCGTTAATAGGCCCTTTCGCCCGCCGCGTGTTCCCCCTGGTGCGCCACCAGATCAATCTTTATGGCTATCATCTGCCCTTGGATGGCCATATGGAAATCGGGAATGCCGCCACCTTGGCTCAAAAAATCAAACTGCAGCATCTTGAACCTTTTGGTGAATATCAAGATGCTACCACAGGCGTGCAGGGCAGGCTATCTCAACCTGTGATTGCAAAAGTATTGCAGAAGCAGCTGGAACAAATCCTGGATCACCCGGTTATCCTGGCCAGCCCCGATCCTGACGCGCATATTCGTTCCCTGGGCATTATTACCGGAGGCGCCAACAGCCAGTGGCGGGAGGCCCTGGCAGCGGGACTCGACGCGTATGTAACTGGGGAAATGAGCGAGCACGACTGGCACGAAAGCCAGGAAGCCGGAATTCACATGTTTGCCGGGGGCCACCACGCCACGGAACAGTTTGGCATTCAGGCCTTGATGGCTAAAATCGCCGATACTTTCGAAGTGGAATGCGTTTATCTGCCGTGCGATAATCCCGCCTGA
- a CDS encoding flavin reductase, with product MTRPAEVCRTLTHGVYVIGVADGEKHNAFTAAWVMQVSFDPLLIALSINPRHRSFPLLKAGGGFIVNVLAADQLDLAAHFGQSGDIDKLANIPWRPGKCGAPILEQALAWLDCDFHHECPAGDHIVVFGRVLNGAIQRLGEPLLYRDTGNLDGAQNLYPKSF from the coding sequence ATGACCCGCCCCGCCGAGGTTTGCCGCACCCTCACCCACGGCGTTTATGTAATTGGCGTGGCCGATGGCGAAAAACACAATGCCTTCACCGCCGCCTGGGTCATGCAGGTTTCTTTTGATCCCCTGCTGATTGCCTTGAGTATCAACCCCCGTCACCGATCCTTTCCCCTCCTCAAAGCGGGAGGCGGATTCATCGTTAATGTACTGGCCGCCGATCAACTGGATCTCGCCGCCCACTTTGGCCAGAGCGGAGATATCGATAAACTCGCCAATATCCCCTGGCGGCCGGGCAAGTGCGGCGCGCCCATTTTGGAACAAGCCTTGGCATGGCTGGATTGTGATTTCCATCACGAGTGTCCCGCCGGGGATCATATTGTAGTGTTTGGCCGGGTTCTTAATGGCGCTATTCAGAGGCTGGGAGAACCATTGTTGTACCGCGATACCGGCAATCTAGACGGCGCCCAAAATCTGTATCCCAAGTCTTTCTGA
- a CDS encoding DNA mismatch repair protein MutS, with the protein MLESLRKLYPPFLKQWREGPVIKTSRPETPDRVIDQSTFEALEVEALFDKVNEARTQIGQATLHRSLSQPLTDDELISGRQEALRELAENENLRRDIEALIENAAQLEPEFYKLLYSIFLGTIGSPASPREIKGFGYEAYNQGTRFMLQLAEDALNLPKPQSAYLRQLIETLANFSKTRSHALMRGPVYRTEKRIMTADEKPVWLPAIRFRPQLFKPLLVAGTTGALLLLWAGLTPILGIAPGIFGLFLLPLVAAYPPIVGNFDRDKFIYPLRRIFREDEEIHTTLEALGYLDELLGFDHFARHFGNPATLPELLKDHHHRFIAKALRNPILGKGNPDYVPNDIQLDEHRITFITGPNSGGKTAFCKTLGQSQLLAQIGCYIPAQEAKLTVADRIFYQVPEVNQLVDGEGRFATELKHTKKIFLAATPKSLVILDELAEGTTYEERLEISYNIMEGFHKKGCTTILVTHNHELVDKFMQQGIGQAKQVEFVQDHPTYRLIDGISRVSHADRVAKAVGFSKEDIERYLKEEKS; encoded by the coding sequence ATGCTTGAGAGTTTACGCAAACTTTATCCACCTTTTCTAAAGCAATGGCGGGAAGGACCGGTCATAAAAACCAGCCGACCAGAAACCCCGGATCGGGTAATCGATCAATCTACCTTCGAGGCGTTGGAAGTTGAAGCTTTGTTTGACAAGGTCAACGAAGCGCGCACCCAGATAGGCCAAGCCACCTTGCACCGCTCATTATCCCAACCATTGACTGACGACGAATTGATTAGCGGCAGGCAAGAGGCTCTGCGAGAACTGGCGGAAAACGAGAACCTTCGCCGGGATATTGAAGCACTCATCGAAAATGCCGCGCAACTGGAACCTGAGTTTTACAAACTTCTCTACAGCATTTTCCTTGGCACCATCGGTTCCCCGGCCTCCCCCAGGGAAATCAAGGGCTTTGGGTACGAAGCCTATAACCAGGGCACCCGTTTCATGCTGCAACTGGCCGAAGACGCCCTAAATCTGCCTAAACCCCAAAGCGCCTATCTGCGACAGCTTATCGAAACCCTTGCCAATTTTTCCAAAACTCGCTCCCACGCCCTAATGCGCGGTCCTGTGTATCGCACCGAAAAGCGGATTATGACCGCCGATGAAAAGCCGGTTTGGCTCCCGGCCATTAGATTCCGGCCTCAGTTATTCAAACCGCTCCTGGTTGCCGGCACCACAGGGGCACTATTGCTGCTTTGGGCGGGATTAACTCCCATTTTAGGCATAGCACCCGGCATATTCGGCTTATTTTTGCTGCCGCTGGTGGCCGCTTATCCGCCTATTGTCGGGAATTTCGACCGGGATAAATTCATTTATCCGCTGCGCCGCATTTTCCGGGAAGATGAAGAGATTCATACTACCTTGGAAGCTTTAGGCTATTTGGACGAGCTCCTGGGCTTTGACCATTTCGCCCGGCACTTCGGCAATCCCGCCACCCTGCCGGAATTACTCAAAGACCATCACCACCGCTTCATTGCCAAGGCGCTGCGCAATCCCATTCTGGGCAAAGGCAATCCGGATTACGTTCCCAATGACATCCAGTTGGACGAACACCGGATCACTTTTATCACCGGCCCCAATAGCGGCGGGAAAACAGCCTTTTGCAAAACCCTGGGACAGTCTCAATTACTGGCCCAGATTGGCTGCTATATCCCGGCACAGGAAGCCAAACTTACCGTTGCCGACCGTATTTTCTATCAAGTGCCCGAAGTTAACCAACTAGTCGATGGCGAGGGACGCTTTGCCACCGAGCTCAAGCACACCAAAAAAATCTTCCTCGCCGCAACCCCAAAAAGCCTGGTAATTCTGGACGAATTGGCGGAAGGCACCACCTATGAGGAACGGCTGGAAATTTCTTACAACATCATGGAAGGCTTTCATAAAAAAGGCTGCACCACCATTCTTGTCACCCATAATCATGAACTGGTGGATAAATTCATGCAGCAAGGCATTGGCCAGGCCAAACAGGTGGAATTCGTGCAGGATCATCCCACCTACCGTTTGATTGACGGTATTTCCCGAGTCAGCCACGCGGACCGGGTCGCCAAAGCCGTAGGCTTTTCCAAGGAAGATATTGAGCGTTATCTGAAGGAAGAAAAATCATGA